Proteins from a genomic interval of Diaphorobacter sp. HDW4A:
- a CDS encoding acyl-CoA reductase: protein MRTERVKAGYLPGLHDDEVRWQVLTFEREGVRLEVSVPVLTAAQMQALADRVRAAADKHLRTMTVAQIIDVIDRVIARLLDRAHPVRRLAETWLPVASGYDADMVRLGLTGYFKTFRAAQLRRFVAEDFANPAVLDGFQPTPKGGAVRAFGPDLLVHSWAGNVPALSLWSMVCGLLVKAPSIGKVASAEPLFAGWFAQQLAEVHPPLADCLAVVWWSGAGGDEADALYARAETVLAYGGNLTLDALRKRLPVTTRFLPHGHKLGFGLIGAAALDSVKAPAVARLAAWDVMRYDQQGCYSPHVFYVERGGHVCPRAFADYLAAELANLERRFVRRALDLEEGAAVAKWQQSVEWRAPADAGQDLLIGPADAPWSVAYSDGLQPLVPTALYRTIAVVGVDRLDDVVPVVGAQREYLQTAGIAAAPEELYRLADLLGAAGVTRIAAIGSMSMPEAGWHHDGRFNLVDLVRMTEIEQSAEWAAQPLALYAD, encoded by the coding sequence ATGAGGACCGAGCGGGTCAAGGCGGGCTATTTGCCCGGGCTGCACGACGATGAGGTGCGCTGGCAGGTGCTCACGTTCGAGCGTGAGGGGGTGCGGCTTGAAGTCTCGGTGCCGGTGCTGACGGCGGCGCAGATGCAGGCGCTGGCGGACCGGGTGCGCGCGGCGGCCGACAAGCATCTGCGGACCATGACTGTGGCGCAGATCATCGACGTGATCGATCGCGTGATCGCACGGCTGCTGGATCGTGCGCATCCCGTGCGGCGGCTGGCGGAGACTTGGTTGCCGGTTGCCAGCGGTTATGACGCGGACATGGTGCGGCTCGGTTTGACGGGCTATTTCAAGACCTTTCGCGCGGCGCAGCTGCGGCGTTTCGTGGCCGAGGATTTTGCCAATCCCGCCGTGCTCGATGGGTTCCAGCCCACGCCCAAGGGCGGCGCAGTGCGCGCGTTCGGGCCGGACCTGCTGGTGCACAGCTGGGCGGGCAATGTGCCTGCGTTGTCGTTGTGGAGCATGGTCTGCGGACTGCTCGTGAAGGCGCCAAGCATCGGTAAGGTGGCGAGCGCCGAGCCGCTGTTTGCTGGTTGGTTTGCGCAGCAGCTGGCCGAGGTGCATCCGCCGCTCGCCGATTGTCTGGCGGTGGTGTGGTGGAGTGGCGCGGGCGGTGACGAAGCCGATGCGCTCTACGCCCGCGCCGAAACGGTGCTGGCTTACGGTGGCAATCTAACGCTGGATGCATTGCGCAAGCGCCTGCCGGTTACCACGCGCTTTCTGCCGCATGGGCACAAGCTGGGCTTTGGTTTGATCGGTGCTGCGGCGCTCGACAGTGTGAAAGCGCCCGCCGTGGCTCGTCTGGCTGCGTGGGATGTGATGCGCTACGACCAGCAGGGCTGCTACTCGCCGCATGTGTTCTATGTGGAGCGTGGCGGTCATGTTTGTCCACGCGCGTTTGCCGATTATCTGGCGGCCGAGCTGGCAAACCTCGAGCGGCGTTTTGTCCGCCGCGCGCTTGATCTGGAAGAGGGCGCTGCGGTCGCGAAGTGGCAGCAGAGCGTGGAGTGGCGCGCTCCTGCCGATGCGGGGCAGGATCTGCTGATCGGCCCGGCCGATGCGCCATGGAGCGTGGCCTACAGCGATGGTCTGCAGCCGCTTGTGCCTACTGCGCTTTACCGCACGATTGCGGTGGTGGGTGTGGATCGTCTCGACGACGTGGTGCCGGTGGTCGGTGCGCAGCGCGAGTATCTGCAGACCGCCGGCATTGCTGCTGCGCCTGAAGAGCTTTATCGACTTGCCGATCTGCTCGGCGCTGCGGGCGTCACACGCATTGCGGCCATCGGCTCGATGAGCATGCCCGAGGCAGGATGGCATCACGACGGACGATTCAATCTCGTCGATCTGGTGCGCATGACCGAGATCGAGCAGTCGGCGGAATGGGCCGCACAGCCGTTGGCACTGTATGCGGACTGA
- a CDS encoding long-chain fatty acid--CoA ligase, whose amino-acid sequence MDTPKAKAASLVADLLAFIAVPGCTDDQFDQLALRLFSHQYESNAPFRSFCQRRGATLRNVKSWRDIPAVPIDAFKAMELRSEPASPAERVFMTSGTTGRAARGRHFHPGLDVYDLSMRRHFAERFMRGVERMPMGILFPDEQSMPNSSLAHYLALARSEFGTADSRYYLTSEGLDVQGVCAALEASERNGEPFALLGASFSLVHVMDALREQGLSFRLPAGSRILDTGGYKGQSRELPLAEFYADLSRLLGVPATHCINMYGMTELSTQFYDDGNATLPSVKSGPHWIRSRLVEPITGRDVAPGERGILVHCDLANYNSATTILTEDVGLWADGGFLLLGRAEGAAAKGCSLAVEEFVKAASA is encoded by the coding sequence ATGGATACGCCGAAGGCCAAGGCCGCTTCGCTGGTCGCAGACCTGCTCGCTTTCATCGCGGTACCGGGTTGCACTGATGACCAGTTTGATCAACTCGCCCTGCGGCTGTTCTCTCACCAATACGAGTCGAATGCGCCGTTTCGCAGCTTCTGCCAGCGGCGCGGCGCAACCTTGCGCAATGTGAAGTCGTGGCGCGACATTCCGGCGGTGCCCATTGATGCGTTCAAGGCCATGGAGTTGCGCAGCGAGCCCGCTTCGCCTGCGGAGCGGGTGTTCATGACCAGCGGCACTACGGGCCGTGCGGCGCGGGGGCGGCATTTTCATCCAGGGCTGGATGTCTACGATCTGTCGATGAGGCGCCATTTCGCCGAGCGTTTCATGCGTGGCGTCGAGCGCATGCCCATGGGCATTCTTTTCCCCGATGAGCAGTCGATGCCAAATTCGTCGCTGGCCCACTATCTGGCGCTTGCGCGCTCCGAGTTTGGCACGGCGGACAGTCGCTACTACTTGACGAGCGAGGGACTCGACGTGCAGGGGGTGTGTGCGGCGCTTGAAGCTTCGGAGCGCAATGGCGAGCCGTTTGCTCTGCTGGGCGCGAGTTTCAGCTTGGTGCATGTGATGGACGCGCTGCGCGAGCAGGGGCTCAGCTTCCGTTTGCCTGCGGGAAGCCGCATTCTCGATACGGGTGGCTACAAGGGGCAGTCGCGCGAGTTGCCGCTGGCGGAGTTCTATGCGGATCTGTCGCGCCTGTTGGGTGTGCCGGCCACGCACTGCATCAACATGTATGGCATGACCGAGCTGAGCACGCAGTTCTATGACGACGGAAATGCGACGCTGCCCTCGGTGAAGTCGGGGCCGCACTGGATCCGCTCACGCTTGGTCGAGCCGATCACCGGGCGGGACGTTGCCCCCGGCGAGCGCGGGATTCTCGTGCATTGCGATCTGGCCAACTACAACTCGGCCACCACGATCCTGACCGAAGACGTGGGCCTGTGGGCCGACGGCGGTTTTCTGCTGCTGGGCCGTGCGGAGGGTGCTGCGGCCAAGGGTTGCTCGCTGGCTGTTGAAGAGTTCGTGAAGGCCGCATCGGCATGA